The proteins below are encoded in one region of Phyllopteryx taeniolatus isolate TA_2022b chromosome 11, UOR_Ptae_1.2, whole genome shotgun sequence:
- the bora gene encoding protein aurora borealis isoform X2, with protein MGDNPEPHITPETPGKPSVRNPFESPNDYHHLREPLVPSPSVFKLSQDAPPGFNWSIDDMASLLPVHIDQEEIQRQSFYLSQTRTDFDIEEKRQNAIEQFFTKGAIVPSPWSMSDTQKAPHIYKTGSLSPMIEEQEKKTVACQTSLSLPLGFDLERLLGEYYRSEEATSDASQESLSSSSLRRKLFLDGQGSCSGSDSSSPPSPERGHSREERPLLTQNFVGQSAIFSSPLSCSVSASTPSTGQFSSSPIQTGCFRDSSNASPLFPDRSSPASTASPTISPIVVCTLRTPTGSAEWKRPCSLTPHSVPLDVDLPSFTMSPDVEGCSPIRTCSLHQHHPRANPRPRFRCCTTPPLISSVLNPRLPDPQEAEVSPSVLSVEPDRSSFLAQDNSAPNAESSGFMEPVKMEKDQESRMDGKLEEEDEEGDNGGLPGRLTSSRMGNVSAMETSQIFVSLLAERSSIFDSSMQVDSGYQTTSTGAGSLIDGLGSDYHGKESFSANIAEDTFHLNKPSKVKVRYPHQ; from the exons ATGGGGGACAACCCAGAGCCACACATCACTCCAGAAACACCAGGGAAACCTTCAGTAAGGAATCCATTCGAGAGTCCCAACGACTACCACCACCTCCGTGAGCCCCTGGTGCCTAGTCCATCCGTTTTCAAGTTATCACAAGAT GCTCCCCCCGGCTTCAACTGGTCAATCGACGACATGGCCAGTCTTCTCCCAGTGCACATAGATCAAGAGGAGATCCAGCGACAGTCGTTTTACCTCAGCCAGACAAG GACAGACTTTGACATTGAAGAAAAGCGTCAGAATGCAATCGAGCAG TTTTTTACCAAGGGAGCAATTGTGCCCTCGCCATGGTCTATGTCAGACACCCAGAAAGCCCCACACATATATAAGACAG GGTCTCTATCGCCGATGATAGaggagcaggaaaaaaaaacag TTGCCTGTCAGACGAGCCTCTCGTTACCGTTGGGCTTTGATTTGGAGAGACTTCTCG GGGAGTATTACCGCAGTGAGGAAGCGACGAGCGATGCCTCTCAGGAGAGCCTCAGCTCTTCCTCTTTGAGGCGCAAACTCTTCCTGGATGGCCAAGGCAGCTGCAGTGGCTCAGACAGCTCCAGTCCCCCGAGCCCAGAGAGAGGGCATTCCCGGGAAGAGAGGCCGCTGTTGACCCAGAATTTTGTGGGACAATCTGCCATCTTTTCATCTCCATTGTCATGCAGTGTGTCTGCTTCAACTCCCTCTACG GGTCAATTCTCATCCAGTCCGATCCAGACTGGCTGCTTCCGGGACAGCAGCAATGCCAGCCCGCTCTTCCCTGATAGGTCATCACCTGCTAGCACAGCCTCTCCCACCATTTCACCCATCGTTGTATGTACGCTGCGCACACCCACAGGCTCAG CCGAGTGGAAGCGACCTTGCAGTTTGACTCCCCACAGCGTGCCCCTGGACGTGGATCTCCCCTCCTTTACCATGAGTCCAGACGTGGAAGGTTGCTCTCCCATCCGTACCTGTTCTCTACACCAGCACCATCCCCGAGCCAATCCCAGGCCTCGATTCCGTTGCTGCACCACCCCGCCGCTCATCTCCTCGGTCCTCAACCCCAGGCTACCAGACCCCCAGGAGGCAGAGGTCTCGCCTTCCGTCCTCTCGGTGGAGCCggacagatcctcctttctggcTCAGGACAATTCTGCTCCTAACGCTGAAAGCTCGGGGTTCATGGAGCCTGTCAAGATGGAGAAGGATCAGGAATCGAGGATGGATGGCAAactggaagaggaggatgaggagggagACAACGGAGGCCTTCCTGGACGGCTGACCAGCTCTCGTATGGGCAATGTGTCGGCCATGGAAACCTCTCAAATATTTGTCTCTCTTTTGGCGGAACGCAGCAGTATATTTGATTCCAGTATGcag GTGGACAGCGGGTACCAAACAACCTCAACGGGGGCAGGCAGTCTGATCGACGGCCTCGGCTCTGACTATCACGGCAAAGAGTCTTTCAGCGCCAACATTGCGGAAGATACCTTCCACCTCAACAAACCCTCAAAAGTGAAG GTGCGGTATCCTCATCAATGA
- the bora gene encoding protein aurora borealis isoform X1, with protein sequence MGDNPEPHITPETPGKPSVRNPFESPNDYHHLREPLVPSPSVFKLSQDVSHAPPGFNWSIDDMASLLPVHIDQEEIQRQSFYLSQTRTDFDIEEKRQNAIEQFFTKGAIVPSPWSMSDTQKAPHIYKTGSLSPMIEEQEKKTVACQTSLSLPLGFDLERLLGEYYRSEEATSDASQESLSSSSLRRKLFLDGQGSCSGSDSSSPPSPERGHSREERPLLTQNFVGQSAIFSSPLSCSVSASTPSTGQFSSSPIQTGCFRDSSNASPLFPDRSSPASTASPTISPIVVCTLRTPTGSAEWKRPCSLTPHSVPLDVDLPSFTMSPDVEGCSPIRTCSLHQHHPRANPRPRFRCCTTPPLISSVLNPRLPDPQEAEVSPSVLSVEPDRSSFLAQDNSAPNAESSGFMEPVKMEKDQESRMDGKLEEEDEEGDNGGLPGRLTSSRMGNVSAMETSQIFVSLLAERSSIFDSSMQVDSGYQTTSTGAGSLIDGLGSDYHGKESFSANIAEDTFHLNKPSKVKVRYPHQ encoded by the exons ATGGGGGACAACCCAGAGCCACACATCACTCCAGAAACACCAGGGAAACCTTCAGTAAGGAATCCATTCGAGAGTCCCAACGACTACCACCACCTCCGTGAGCCCCTGGTGCCTAGTCCATCCGTTTTCAAGTTATCACAAGATGTAAGTCAT GCTCCCCCCGGCTTCAACTGGTCAATCGACGACATGGCCAGTCTTCTCCCAGTGCACATAGATCAAGAGGAGATCCAGCGACAGTCGTTTTACCTCAGCCAGACAAG GACAGACTTTGACATTGAAGAAAAGCGTCAGAATGCAATCGAGCAG TTTTTTACCAAGGGAGCAATTGTGCCCTCGCCATGGTCTATGTCAGACACCCAGAAAGCCCCACACATATATAAGACAG GGTCTCTATCGCCGATGATAGaggagcaggaaaaaaaaacag TTGCCTGTCAGACGAGCCTCTCGTTACCGTTGGGCTTTGATTTGGAGAGACTTCTCG GGGAGTATTACCGCAGTGAGGAAGCGACGAGCGATGCCTCTCAGGAGAGCCTCAGCTCTTCCTCTTTGAGGCGCAAACTCTTCCTGGATGGCCAAGGCAGCTGCAGTGGCTCAGACAGCTCCAGTCCCCCGAGCCCAGAGAGAGGGCATTCCCGGGAAGAGAGGCCGCTGTTGACCCAGAATTTTGTGGGACAATCTGCCATCTTTTCATCTCCATTGTCATGCAGTGTGTCTGCTTCAACTCCCTCTACG GGTCAATTCTCATCCAGTCCGATCCAGACTGGCTGCTTCCGGGACAGCAGCAATGCCAGCCCGCTCTTCCCTGATAGGTCATCACCTGCTAGCACAGCCTCTCCCACCATTTCACCCATCGTTGTATGTACGCTGCGCACACCCACAGGCTCAG CCGAGTGGAAGCGACCTTGCAGTTTGACTCCCCACAGCGTGCCCCTGGACGTGGATCTCCCCTCCTTTACCATGAGTCCAGACGTGGAAGGTTGCTCTCCCATCCGTACCTGTTCTCTACACCAGCACCATCCCCGAGCCAATCCCAGGCCTCGATTCCGTTGCTGCACCACCCCGCCGCTCATCTCCTCGGTCCTCAACCCCAGGCTACCAGACCCCCAGGAGGCAGAGGTCTCGCCTTCCGTCCTCTCGGTGGAGCCggacagatcctcctttctggcTCAGGACAATTCTGCTCCTAACGCTGAAAGCTCGGGGTTCATGGAGCCTGTCAAGATGGAGAAGGATCAGGAATCGAGGATGGATGGCAAactggaagaggaggatgaggagggagACAACGGAGGCCTTCCTGGACGGCTGACCAGCTCTCGTATGGGCAATGTGTCGGCCATGGAAACCTCTCAAATATTTGTCTCTCTTTTGGCGGAACGCAGCAGTATATTTGATTCCAGTATGcag GTGGACAGCGGGTACCAAACAACCTCAACGGGGGCAGGCAGTCTGATCGACGGCCTCGGCTCTGACTATCACGGCAAAGAGTCTTTCAGCGCCAACATTGCGGAAGATACCTTCCACCTCAACAAACCCTCAAAAGTGAAG GTGCGGTATCCTCATCAATGA
- the mzt1 gene encoding mitotic-spindle organizing protein 1, producing MASASNANLNAVRETMDVLLEISRLLNTGLDMESLSICVRLCEQGINPEALSSVIKELRKASETLKAPENCTNG from the exons ATGGCAAGTGCATCCAACGCTAACCTGAATGCAGTCCGGGAGACTATGGACG TGTTACTGGAGATCTCCAGGCTGCTAAACACTGGCTTGGACATGGAGTCTTTGTCCATCTGTGTGAGATTATGTGAGCAGGGCATAAACCCAGAAGCTCTGTCTTCTGTCATCAAGGAGCTGAGAAAAGCCTCCGAGACCCTCAAG gcTCCTGAGAATTGCACAAATGGATGA